The proteins below come from a single Mya arenaria isolate MELC-2E11 chromosome 6, ASM2691426v1 genomic window:
- the LOC128237266 gene encoding uncharacterized protein LOC128237266, whose protein sequence is MAAHRNNNDLDLITMNADGPHIAGNASKRKNAILNLVTRRKPHLIFFQEYKLAMNLWKRDEIKRKYTYIGSNGNSASILYDKNKLTCTSSFYTQKQTEGQGVIQWYPTINHEDVDLINFINSSLDINEHRLCMSKMTRKDVEPVQHFICISWHGPHRVTDPNKVIVLNKLLQTANGIFTEFNIPVIIGGDFNISNEEVDQ, encoded by the coding sequence ATGGCTGCACATCGCAACAATAACGACCTGGACCTTATTACAATGAACGCAGATGGACCACATATTGCTGGCAATGCAAGCAAAAGAAAAAATGCCATCCTAAATCTAGTCACAAGAAGAAAGCCTCATCTGATTTTCTTCCAAGAATACAAACTTGCCATGAATTTATGGAAAAGGGATGAAATTAAAAGGAAGTATACATATATTGGATCTAACGGAAACAGTGCAAGCATATTGTACGACAAGAATAAATTAACATGCACTTCAAGTTTTTATACTCAAAAACAAACAGAAGGTCAAGGAGTAATACAATGGTATCCCACTATCAACCATGAAGATGTTGACctcattaattttattaacagTTCCCTTGACATTAATGAACATCGGCTTTGTATGTCAAAAATGACGAGGAAAGATGTTGAACCTGTGCAACATTTTATCTGTATATCATGGCATGGTCCACATAGAGTAACAGATCCAAACAAAGTAATAGTGTTGAACAAGTTACTTCAAACCGCGAACGGCATATTTACAGAATTCAATATTCCAGTAATTATTGGCGGTGATTTCAATATAAGTAATGAGGAAGTAGATCAATAA